In Equus caballus isolate H_3958 breed thoroughbred chromosome 7, TB-T2T, whole genome shotgun sequence, one DNA window encodes the following:
- the ANKRD24 gene encoding ankyrin repeat domain-containing protein 24 isoform X3 codes for MRGAASCLEVMLAHGANVMSTDGAGYNALHLAAKYGHPQCLKQLLQASCVVDTVDSSGWTALHHAAAGGCIACSEMLCSFKAHLNPRDRLGTTPLIIAAQMCHTDLCRLLLQQGAAANDQDLHGRTALMLACEGASPETVEVLLQGGAQPGITDALGQDAAHYGALAGDKLILHLLQEAARRPSPPSEDDSGEASSQNSVSSREKRGATKKRKAPQPPASIPMPDDRDAYEEIVRLRQERGRLLQKIRGLEQHQERRKQELPEAEASSLHSLERQVQELQQLLAEKQEEKESLGREVESLQSRLSLLENERENTSYDVATLQDEEGELPDFLGAEALLSKRLSPSAQELLASLQEQVAALRRQNQELMEKVQILENFEKDEMDANGSAEVIPLALYDSLRAELDKLRRQHAEALRALEEQGAQEAPGEEDAAPGEGEGLGAKTTRNGPTETQLNGTVAPETKVNGPESTEEEAAGVETTEATPTGAKATETKATDVEATGTEDVGAESLEIKAMEAEVTEMNALEGGGNPETKATGVEAATTKAEEAKMKPGEVGAVEAELMGTETTDMEATGVEATDPEAMGAEAAGSVLHPGAAEASEKLQAELETRIRALEEALRQREREAATELEAARDKCEAAEAEAGRLREQVREAEGGGVGVARSSDTVQLRAALEQAREDLRARDSRLRELEATAAWLDEARAGRLLAEEEARGLRAELAQREEVRLEQSRELEALRKQLATATAAGEQQRAAAAELGRARDEAEARAAELAAACEEARRGLAELHEASEALRQSAVPASEHHRLQEEALELRSRAASLEQEVVATGKEAARLRAELERERMGSVARLDHDRVVGALQADVARLEGQLEELGRRHEKTSAEVFQVQREALFMKSERHAAEAQLAVAEQQLRGLRTEAEQARQAQSRAQEALDRAKEKDKKITELSKEVFSLKEALKEQPAAPGTPEVEALRAQVKGLQQQLEEAARGHSAVVALYRSHLLYAIQGQMDADVQRILSQILQMQRLQAQGR; via the exons gcGTCCTGCGTGGTGGACACTGTGGACAGCAGTGGGTGGACGGCCCTGCATCATGCAG cGGCTGGCGGCTGCATCGCCTGCTCAGAAATGCTCTGTTCCTTCAAGGCACACCTGAATCCCCGAGATCGG TTGGGTACAACACCCCTCATCATAGCAGCTCAGATGTGTCATACAGATCTGTGCCGCCTCCTCCTGCAGCAGGGGGCTGCCGCCAATGACCAAGACCTGCATGGCAG GACAGCCCTGATGCTGGCCtgtgagggggccagccccgaaacTGTGGAGGTGCTGCTGCAGGGCGGGGCTCAGCCGGGCATCACCGATGCGCTGGGCCAGGACGCTGCTCACTATGGCGCCCTGGCGGGGGACAAACTCATCCTGCACCTCCTGCAGGAGGCGGCCCGGCGCCCCTCACCACCCAGCG AGGATGACTCAGGAGAGGCGTCATCTCAG aaCTCCGTGTCCAGCCGTGAAAAGCGAGGGGCTACCAAGAAGCGGAAGGCGCCTCAGCCCCCCGCCAGCATCCCTATGCCG gatGATCGAGACGCCTACGAGGAGATCGTGCGGCTGCGGCAGGAGAGGGGCCGCCTGCTACAGAAGATCCGGGGTCTGGAGCAGCACCAGGAACGGAGGAAGCAGGAG CTGCCGGAGGCGGAGGCCAGCTCCCTGCACAGCCTGGAGAGACAG GTGCAGGAGCTGCAGCAGCTGCTGGcggagaagcaggaggagaaggagagtcTGGGCCGGGAGGTGGAGAGTCTGCAGAGCCGGCTGTCCCTGCTCGAG AATGAACGGGAGAACACCAGCTATGACGTGGCCACCCTGCAGGATGAGGAGGGCGAGCTGCCCGACTTTCTGG GGGCCGAGGCCCTGCTCTCCAAGCGGCTAAGCCCGTCAGCCCAGGAGCTCTTGGCCTCGCTTCAGGAGCAGGTGGCCGCCCTCAGGAGACAGAACCAGGAGCTGATGGAGAAGGTCCAG ATCCTGGAGAACTTCGAGAAAGATGAGATGGATGCGAATGGTTCGGCCGAGGTCATCCCTCTGGCCCTCTATGACTCTCTCCGGGCTGAGTTGGACAAGCTCCGCAGGCAGCACGCCGAGGCCCTGCGGGCTCTGGAGGAGCAGGGGGCGCAGGAGGCCCCTGGAGAAGAGGATGCGGCCCCCGGGGAGGGCGAGGGCCTGGGAGCCAAGACCACCAGAAATGGGCCAACGGAAACACAGCTTAATGGGACCGTGGCTCCAGAAACCAAGGTTAACGGAcctgagagcacagaggaggaggctGCGGGAGTCGAAACCACCGAAGCAACACCCACGGGGGCCAAGGCCACAGAAACAAAAGCCACAGATGTCGAGGCCACAGGAACAGAGGACGTGGGAGCTGAGAGCTTGGAAATCAAGGCCATGGAGGCTGAGGTCACAGAAATGAACGCTCTAGAAGGAGGAGGAAACCCAGAAACAAAAGCCACTGGAGTCGAGGCCGCAACCACGAAAGCAGAGGAAGCAAAAATGAAGCCCGGTGAAGTGGGTGCTGTGGAGGCAGAGCTCATGGGCACGGAGACCACAGACATGGAGGCCACGGGAGTGGAGGCCACGGATCCAGAGGCCATGGGAGCGGAGGCCGCGGGCTCTGTCCTACACCCGGGGGCTGCTGAGGCCTCAGAAAAGCTCCAGGCCGAGCTGGAGACCAGGATTCGCGCCTTGGAGGAGGCACTCCGGCAGCGGGAGCGGGAGGCCGCCACCGAGCTGGAGGCCGCCCGTGACAAGTGCGAGGCCGCGGAGGCCGAGGCGGGCCGGCTGCGTGAGCAGGTGCGCGAGGCTGAGGGTGGTGGGGTCGGCGTGGCCAGAAGCAGCGACACGGTCCAGCTGCGGGCAGCCTTGGAGCAGGCCCGGGAGGACCTCCGAGCCCGTGACTCCCGCCTCCGGGAGCTGGAGGCCACCGCGGCCTGGCTGGATGAGGCCCGGGCCGGCCGGCTGCTGGCCGAGGAGGAGGCCCGGGGGCTGCGGGCCGAGCTGGCCCAGCgggaggaggtgaggctggagcagagccGGGAGCTGGAGGCGCTGCGGAAGCAGCTGGCCACTGCCACGGCTGCCGGTGAGCAGCAGCGGGCAGCGGCCGCCGAGCTGGGCCGAGCGCGGGATGAGGCTGAGGCCCGGGCCGCGGAGCTGGCCGCGGCCTGCGAGGAGGCCCGGCGGGGCCTGGCGGAGCTGCACGAGGCCTCGGAGGCCCTGCGCCAGTCGGCTGTGCCGGCCTCCGAGCACCACCGGCTGCAGGAGGAGGCCCTGGAGCTGCGCAGCCGGGCGGCCAGCCTGGAGCAGGAGGTGGTGGCCACGGGCAAGGAGGCTGCCCGGCTGCGGGCGGAGCTGGAGCGGGAGCGCATGGGCAGCGTGGCCCGCTTGGACCACGATCGCGTGGTGGGCGCGCTGCAGGCCGACGTGGCCCGGCTGGAGGGGCAGCTGGAGGAGCTGGGCCGCCGCCACGAGAAGACCAGCGCTGAGGTCTTCCAG GTCCAGCGGGAGGCCCTGTTCATGAAGAGCGAGCGGCACGCGGCCGAGGCCCAGCTGGCTGTGGCAGAGCAGCAGCTGCGGGGGCTCCGGACCGAGGCGGAGCAGGCACGCCAGGCCCAGAGCCGTGCCCAGGAGGCTCTAGACAGGGCCAAGGAGAAGGACAAGAAG ATCACAGAGCTCTCCAAGGAAGTGTTCAGTCTGAAGGAGGCGCTGAAGGAGCAGCCGGCAGCCCCGGGCACCCCGGAGGTGGAGGCCCTCCGTGCCCAGGTGAAGGGTctgcagcagcagctggag GAGGCTGCCAGGGGCCACAGTGCCGTGGTGGCTTTGTATAGGAGCCACCTCCTGTACGCCATTCAG GGTCAGATGGACGCAGATGTGCAGCGGATTCTGAGTCAGATCCTACAGATGCAGCGGCTTCAGGCTCAGGGCCGCTGA
- the ANKRD24 gene encoding ankyrin repeat domain-containing protein 24 isoform X2 — protein MKQLCLCAAASCASQDWGKSDERLLQAVENNDASRVAALITRKGLVPTKLDPEGKSAFHLAAMRGAASCLEVMLAHGANVMSTDGAGYNALHLAAKYGHPQCLKQLLQASCVVDTVDSSGWTALHHAAAGGCIACSEMLCSFKAHLNPRDRLGTTPLIIAAQMCHTDLCRLLLQQGAAANDQDLHGRTALMLACEGASPETVEVLLQGGAQPGITDALGQDAAHYGALAGDKLILHLLQEAARRPSPPSEDDSGEASSQNSVSSREKRGATKKRKAPQPPASIPMPDDRDAYEEIVRLRQERGRLLQKIRGLEQHQERRKQELPEAEASSLHSLERQVQELQQLLAEKQEEKESLGREVESLQSRLSLLENERENTSYDVATLQDEEGELPDFLGAEALLSKRLSPSAQELLASLQEQVAALRRQNQELMEKVQILENFEKDEMDANGSAEVIPLALYDSLRAELDKLRRQHAEALRALEEQGAQEAPGEEDAAPGEGEGLGAKTTRNGPTETQLNGTVAPETKVNGPESTEEEAAGVETTEATPTGAKATETKATDVEATGTEDVGAESLEIKAMEAEVTEMNALEGGGNPETKATGVEAATTKAEEAKMKPGEVGAVEAELMGTETTDMEATGVEATDPEAMGAEAAGSVLHPGAAEASEKLQAELETRIRALEEALRQREREAATELEAARDKCEAAEAEAGRLREQVREAEGGGVGVARSSDTVQLRAALEQAREDLRARDSRLRELEATAAWLDEARAGRLLAEEEARGLRAELAQREEVRLEQSRELEALRKQLATATAAGEQQRAAAAELGRARDEAEARAAELAAACEEARRGLAELHEASEALRQSAVPASEHHRLQEEALELRSRAASLEQEVVATGKEAARLRAELERERMGSVARLDHDRVVGALQADVARLEGQLEELGRRHEKTSAEVFQVQREALFMKSERHAAEAQLAVAEQQLRGLRTEAEQARQAQSRAQEALDRAKEKDKKITELSKEVFSLKEALKEQPAAPGTPEVEALRAQVKGLQQQLEEAARGHSAVVALYRSHLLYAIQGQMDADVQRILSQILQMQRLQAQGR, from the exons gcGTCCTGCGTGGTGGACACTGTGGACAGCAGTGGGTGGACGGCCCTGCATCATGCAG cGGCTGGCGGCTGCATCGCCTGCTCAGAAATGCTCTGTTCCTTCAAGGCACACCTGAATCCCCGAGATCGG TTGGGTACAACACCCCTCATCATAGCAGCTCAGATGTGTCATACAGATCTGTGCCGCCTCCTCCTGCAGCAGGGGGCTGCCGCCAATGACCAAGACCTGCATGGCAG GACAGCCCTGATGCTGGCCtgtgagggggccagccccgaaacTGTGGAGGTGCTGCTGCAGGGCGGGGCTCAGCCGGGCATCACCGATGCGCTGGGCCAGGACGCTGCTCACTATGGCGCCCTGGCGGGGGACAAACTCATCCTGCACCTCCTGCAGGAGGCGGCCCGGCGCCCCTCACCACCCAGCG AGGATGACTCAGGAGAGGCGTCATCTCAG aaCTCCGTGTCCAGCCGTGAAAAGCGAGGGGCTACCAAGAAGCGGAAGGCGCCTCAGCCCCCCGCCAGCATCCCTATGCCG gatGATCGAGACGCCTACGAGGAGATCGTGCGGCTGCGGCAGGAGAGGGGCCGCCTGCTACAGAAGATCCGGGGTCTGGAGCAGCACCAGGAACGGAGGAAGCAGGAG CTGCCGGAGGCGGAGGCCAGCTCCCTGCACAGCCTGGAGAGACAG GTGCAGGAGCTGCAGCAGCTGCTGGcggagaagcaggaggagaaggagagtcTGGGCCGGGAGGTGGAGAGTCTGCAGAGCCGGCTGTCCCTGCTCGAG AATGAACGGGAGAACACCAGCTATGACGTGGCCACCCTGCAGGATGAGGAGGGCGAGCTGCCCGACTTTCTGG GGGCCGAGGCCCTGCTCTCCAAGCGGCTAAGCCCGTCAGCCCAGGAGCTCTTGGCCTCGCTTCAGGAGCAGGTGGCCGCCCTCAGGAGACAGAACCAGGAGCTGATGGAGAAGGTCCAG ATCCTGGAGAACTTCGAGAAAGATGAGATGGATGCGAATGGTTCGGCCGAGGTCATCCCTCTGGCCCTCTATGACTCTCTCCGGGCTGAGTTGGACAAGCTCCGCAGGCAGCACGCCGAGGCCCTGCGGGCTCTGGAGGAGCAGGGGGCGCAGGAGGCCCCTGGAGAAGAGGATGCGGCCCCCGGGGAGGGCGAGGGCCTGGGAGCCAAGACCACCAGAAATGGGCCAACGGAAACACAGCTTAATGGGACCGTGGCTCCAGAAACCAAGGTTAACGGAcctgagagcacagaggaggaggctGCGGGAGTCGAAACCACCGAAGCAACACCCACGGGGGCCAAGGCCACAGAAACAAAAGCCACAGATGTCGAGGCCACAGGAACAGAGGACGTGGGAGCTGAGAGCTTGGAAATCAAGGCCATGGAGGCTGAGGTCACAGAAATGAACGCTCTAGAAGGAGGAGGAAACCCAGAAACAAAAGCCACTGGAGTCGAGGCCGCAACCACGAAAGCAGAGGAAGCAAAAATGAAGCCCGGTGAAGTGGGTGCTGTGGAGGCAGAGCTCATGGGCACGGAGACCACAGACATGGAGGCCACGGGAGTGGAGGCCACGGATCCAGAGGCCATGGGAGCGGAGGCCGCGGGCTCTGTCCTACACCCGGGGGCTGCTGAGGCCTCAGAAAAGCTCCAGGCCGAGCTGGAGACCAGGATTCGCGCCTTGGAGGAGGCACTCCGGCAGCGGGAGCGGGAGGCCGCCACCGAGCTGGAGGCCGCCCGTGACAAGTGCGAGGCCGCGGAGGCCGAGGCGGGCCGGCTGCGTGAGCAGGTGCGCGAGGCTGAGGGTGGTGGGGTCGGCGTGGCCAGAAGCAGCGACACGGTCCAGCTGCGGGCAGCCTTGGAGCAGGCCCGGGAGGACCTCCGAGCCCGTGACTCCCGCCTCCGGGAGCTGGAGGCCACCGCGGCCTGGCTGGATGAGGCCCGGGCCGGCCGGCTGCTGGCCGAGGAGGAGGCCCGGGGGCTGCGGGCCGAGCTGGCCCAGCgggaggaggtgaggctggagcagagccGGGAGCTGGAGGCGCTGCGGAAGCAGCTGGCCACTGCCACGGCTGCCGGTGAGCAGCAGCGGGCAGCGGCCGCCGAGCTGGGCCGAGCGCGGGATGAGGCTGAGGCCCGGGCCGCGGAGCTGGCCGCGGCCTGCGAGGAGGCCCGGCGGGGCCTGGCGGAGCTGCACGAGGCCTCGGAGGCCCTGCGCCAGTCGGCTGTGCCGGCCTCCGAGCACCACCGGCTGCAGGAGGAGGCCCTGGAGCTGCGCAGCCGGGCGGCCAGCCTGGAGCAGGAGGTGGTGGCCACGGGCAAGGAGGCTGCCCGGCTGCGGGCGGAGCTGGAGCGGGAGCGCATGGGCAGCGTGGCCCGCTTGGACCACGATCGCGTGGTGGGCGCGCTGCAGGCCGACGTGGCCCGGCTGGAGGGGCAGCTGGAGGAGCTGGGCCGCCGCCACGAGAAGACCAGCGCTGAGGTCTTCCAG GTCCAGCGGGAGGCCCTGTTCATGAAGAGCGAGCGGCACGCGGCCGAGGCCCAGCTGGCTGTGGCAGAGCAGCAGCTGCGGGGGCTCCGGACCGAGGCGGAGCAGGCACGCCAGGCCCAGAGCCGTGCCCAGGAGGCTCTAGACAGGGCCAAGGAGAAGGACAAGAAG ATCACAGAGCTCTCCAAGGAAGTGTTCAGTCTGAAGGAGGCGCTGAAGGAGCAGCCGGCAGCCCCGGGCACCCCGGAGGTGGAGGCCCTCCGTGCCCAGGTGAAGGGTctgcagcagcagctggag GAGGCTGCCAGGGGCCACAGTGCCGTGGTGGCTTTGTATAGGAGCCACCTCCTGTACGCCATTCAG GGTCAGATGGACGCAGATGTGCAGCGGATTCTGAGTCAGATCCTACAGATGCAGCGGCTTCAGGCTCAGGGCCGCTGA
- the EBI3 gene encoding interleukin-27 subunit beta, translating to MALRLLLALALWAGCSLCRGTEAPGQPRVRCWASRYPIAVDCSWTLPPAANSTTPTSFIATYRLGVAAHGESRPCLQPTPEATSCTVPDIQMFSMVSYVLNVTAVHPWGVSSSFVPFVPEHIIKPDPPRGVRLSPLPGQRLWVQWEPPQSWPLPEIFSLKYRIRYKRHGSARFRQVGPIEATSFTLRAVRPKARYCIQVAAQDLTDYGDLSDWSLPATASVTPPRPL from the exons ATGGCCCTGAGACTTCTCCTGGCCCTCGCCCTTTGGGCCGGCTGCTCGCTCTGCCGTGGGACAGAAG CTCCGGGCCAGCCCAGGGTGCGTTGCTGGGCTTCTAGGTACCCCATCGCCGTGGATTGCTCCTGGACGCTGCCACCTGCTGCAAACTCCACCACGCCCACGTCGTTCATTGCCACGTACAG GCTCGGTGTGGCCGCCCACGGGGAGAGCCGGCCCTGCCTGCAGCCCACGCCAGAGGCCACCAGCTGCACCGTCCCGGACATCCAGATGTTCTCCATGGTGTCCTACGTGCTCAACGTCACGGCCGTCCACCCCTGGGGCGTCAGCAGCAGCTTTGTGCCCTTTGTCCCGGAGCACATCA TCAAACCAGACCCTCCGAGAGGCGTGCGCCTGAGCCCCCTCCCCGGGCAGCGGCTGTGGGTGCAGTGGGAGCCTCCCCAGTCCTGGCCCCTCCCGGAGATCTTCTCCCTCAAGTACCGAATCCGCTACAAGCGTCACGGGTCCGCCCGCTTCCGCCAG GTGGGGCCCATCGAAGCCACATCCTTCACCCTCCGGGCTGTGAGGCCCAAAGCCAGGTACTGCATCCAGGTGGCTGCTCAGGACCTCACCGACTATGGGGACTTGAGCGACTGGAGTCTTCCCGCCACGGCCTCTGTGACCCCGCCACGGCCTCTGTGA